The Streptomyces sp. HSG2 genome has a segment encoding these proteins:
- the chpD gene encoding chaplin ChpD encodes MKKSAAVVAGAIMALGMASPAFADAGAEGSAVGSPGVLSGNVIQIPVHVPVNACGNSVNVIGLLNPAFGNTCVNG; translated from the coding sequence ATGAAGAAGAGCGCTGCTGTCGTCGCGGGCGCGATCATGGCACTGGGCATGGCGTCCCCGGCCTTCGCCGACGCAGGTGCCGAGGGTTCCGCTGTGGGGTCCCCGGGTGTCCTGTCCGGCAACGTCATCCAGATCCCCGTGCACGTTCCCGTCAACGCGTGCGGGAACTCGGTGAACGTCATCGGCTTGCTCAACCCGGCGTTCGGCAACACCTGCGTCAACGGCTGA
- a CDS encoding chaplin, with amino-acid sequence MRQTLSRGAVVAAAATGVLSLCGSPAMADAQAEGGAANSPGVLSGNTVQAPVHVPVNACGNTVNVAAALNPAFGNTCANISGGADGSTASGASAEAITEGSPGVLSGNTVQAPIDVPVNACGNSVNVVGALNPAFGNSCENVEGTPTTTTTTVEEEPTPLEETAEPLEGTPEPVEEPAETPVTVTDGPQTMQESEPQPALAETGSMEEAGGIAAAGAAMVAAGAMLYRRSRATARG; translated from the coding sequence GTGCGACAGACTCTGAGCAGGGGGGCGGTCGTGGCAGCCGCCGCGACCGGCGTCCTTTCCCTGTGCGGCAGCCCGGCGATGGCCGACGCGCAGGCGGAAGGAGGAGCCGCGAACTCCCCGGGCGTCCTGTCAGGCAACACCGTGCAGGCCCCGGTCCACGTTCCGGTCAACGCCTGCGGCAACACCGTCAACGTGGCCGCCGCGCTGAACCCGGCGTTCGGCAACACCTGCGCCAACATCTCCGGCGGCGCCGACGGCTCGACCGCCTCCGGTGCCTCCGCCGAGGCGATCACCGAGGGCTCGCCCGGCGTGCTCTCCGGGAACACCGTGCAGGCACCGATCGACGTTCCGGTGAACGCCTGCGGCAACAGCGTGAACGTGGTCGGCGCGTTGAACCCCGCCTTCGGGAACTCCTGCGAGAACGTCGAGGGGACGCCGACCACCACGACCACCACCGTCGAGGAGGAGCCGACGCCTCTGGAGGAGACGGCGGAGCCCCTGGAGGGGACCCCGGAGCCCGTCGAGGAGCCCGCCGAGACGCCGGTGACCGTCACCGACGGTCCGCAGACCATGCAGGAGAGCGAGCCCCAGCCCGCTCTCGCCGAGACCGGCTCCATGGAGGAGGCCGGTGGCATCGCGGCCGCCGGCGCGGCGATGGTCGCGGCCGGCGCGATGCTCTACCGCCGCTCCCGGGCGACCGCTCGCGGCTGA
- the chpG gene encoding chaplin ChpG, translated as MSRIAKGLALTSVAAAAVTGAAGVAAADSGAQAAAANSPGVLSGNVVQVPVHVPVNLCGNSVDVVGLLNPAFGNQCGNL; from the coding sequence ATGTCGCGTATCGCGAAGGGCCTGGCCCTGACCTCTGTCGCCGCTGCCGCTGTGACGGGCGCCGCCGGTGTCGCCGCTGCCGACAGCGGCGCGCAGGCCGCCGCCGCCAACTCCCCCGGCGTGCTGTCGGGCAACGTGGTCCAGGTTCCGGTCCACGTTCCGGTCAACCTCTGCGGAAACTCGGTCGACGTCGTCGGTCTGCTGAACCCGGCCTTCGGCAACCAGTGCGGGAACCTCTGA
- a CDS encoding LuxR C-terminal-related transcriptional regulator — translation MREADLSLLSKRELQVLAALGECQSNTAIARRLFITERTVKKHVASVFRKLRVACRTQAAVIAILKGRAVQRGVLSDTVGDVGRMASSDVSRSRRTE, via the coding sequence GTGCGCGAGGCGGACCTTTCCCTTCTGAGCAAGCGCGAACTACAGGTGCTGGCCGCGCTCGGGGAATGCCAGTCGAACACGGCCATCGCGCGCCGTCTCTTCATTACCGAGAGAACGGTGAAGAAGCACGTCGCGAGCGTCTTCCGCAAACTGCGTGTGGCCTGTCGAACACAGGCGGCCGTCATCGCGATACTCAAGGGTCGCGCGGTGCAGCGGGGTGTCCTTTCGGACACTGTTGGCGATGTCGGGCGCATGGCATCTTCGGACGTGTCGCGATCACGTCGAACGGAGTGA
- a CDS encoding ABC transporter ATP-binding protein, translating into MTLLDVNDVSYSYDGIVNVLLDVSLTVEEGSIVGLVGPNGSGKSTLIKNIFDLVRLQTGSVRLGGYEHTRPEAKKAAMYLSGNDYLPEFLTAREYVSMMGRLFDVDIDHDAGLSLFRRFSMDGRYDHLVADYSHGMRKKTQLVSSLVVRRPLTVVDETLNGIDLEALQLCEEEFRRVREEGRSVLLCTHDFAVLERLADRTVFLDLGNVVYDAPTPELIADHGSLSAMVFDYLESKSR; encoded by the coding sequence GTGACGCTTCTGGACGTCAACGACGTCAGCTATTCCTACGACGGCATCGTCAACGTCCTCCTGGACGTGTCCCTCACCGTGGAGGAGGGCTCGATCGTCGGTCTTGTGGGGCCCAACGGCTCCGGCAAGTCGACCCTGATCAAGAACATCTTCGATCTGGTGCGTCTCCAGACGGGGTCCGTTCGGCTCGGCGGGTACGAACACACTCGACCGGAGGCCAAGAAGGCGGCCATGTACCTGTCCGGGAACGACTACCTCCCCGAGTTCCTGACCGCCCGTGAGTACGTCTCCATGATGGGCCGACTCTTCGATGTCGACATCGACCACGACGCGGGCCTTTCCCTGTTCCGGCGTTTCTCGATGGACGGCCGCTACGACCACCTCGTCGCGGACTACTCCCATGGCATGCGCAAGAAGACACAACTCGTCTCCTCCCTCGTCGTCCGCCGGCCGCTGACCGTGGTCGACGAGACGCTCAACGGAATCGACCTGGAGGCGCTCCAACTCTGCGAGGAGGAGTTCCGACGGGTGCGCGAGGAGGGCCGCTCCGTACTGCTGTGCACGCACGACTTCGCAGTCCTGGAACGCCTGGCCGACCGCACCGTCTTCCTCGACCTGGGGAACGTGGTGTACGACGCGCCGACACCCGAACTGATCGCGGACCACGGTTCCCTTTCCGCCATGGTGTTCGACTACCTTGAGTCGAAGTCGCGATGA
- a CDS encoding winged helix-turn-helix domain-containing protein, producing MDLDRGKPVWPQVAEELRRRLDVGQYPVGERFPAVVDLAAELDVSPSTVQKAVAALRAEGRLYTILGQGSFVKGDV from the coding sequence ATGGACCTTGATCGTGGGAAGCCGGTATGGCCCCAGGTTGCGGAGGAGCTACGTCGCCGCCTGGATGTTGGGCAGTACCCAGTGGGTGAGCGTTTCCCGGCTGTCGTGGATCTCGCCGCTGAGCTGGACGTGTCTCCCTCGACTGTGCAGAAGGCAGTGGCGGCCTTGAGGGCAGAGGGGCGGCTCTACACGATCCTCGGTCAAGGCTCGTTCGTGAAGGGCGACGTGTAG